The stretch of DNA ATCAAACTTAAAATCTGGTACAAAAATATTTATTCCAGGGTATGTTTCTGTTCCATATACAATACAAGAAGAGGATACTTTATGGAAGATTGCTAATACAAAAAATTCAACACTGGATGCCATCATGATTATAAATCAAATGCAAGATCCTAATCAACTAAAGCCAGGTGAAATCCTTTATCTTCCGGAACGCATCACAGAGGATACTGTTCATTCTAAATTACCCTATGGTTCAGGGATATTATTGAAGCAAATCAAGACTCTTAAGAAGTTATATCCCTTTATACGTCTGAATTCAATAGGTACTAGCGTTATGGGAAAGCCAATTCAAGAAATTCGAATTGGAAAGGGATTGAAAAAGGTTCATATGAATGCCTCTTTTCATGCGAATGAATGGATTACAACGATGGTTTTAATGAACCTTGTAAATCGATACCTGGTTTCACTAACGAATCGAAGTACGCTTAGAGGTATAAATGCAATTAATTTATATAATGAGACTGAACTATCCATTGTTCCAATGGTAAATCCAGACGGGGTAGACCTAGTATTAAATGGACCCCCATCAGACAAACGAGAAAAGGTTTTGATGATGAATGAAGGAAGCAATGAATTCGTACATTGGAAGGCAAATATTAGAGGAGTAGACTTAAATAATCAATACCCTGCAAATTGGGAGATTGAGCAGGAGAGGAAGGTACCAAAATCTCCTGCGCCAAGAGATTTTCCGGGTAAGTCCT from Neobacillus sp. CF12 encodes:
- a CDS encoding M14 family metallopeptidase, whose product is MEFRVREGDSYTYYSQLFMIPPELIIDSNENVNPSNLKSGTKIFIPGYVSVPYTIQEEDTLWKIANTKNSTLDAIMIINQMQDPNQLKPGEILYLPERITEDTVHSKLPYGSGILLKQIKTLKKLYPFIRLNSIGTSVMGKPIQEIRIGKGLKKVHMNASFHANEWITTMVLMNLVNRYLVSLTNRSTLRGINAINLYNETELSIVPMVNPDGVDLVLNGPPSDKREKVLMMNEGSNEFVHWKANIRGVDLNNQYPANWEIEQERKVPKSPAPRDFPGKSSLSEPEAIAMAELIKNNQFDRILAFHTQGEEFYWGYEGFEPPESEILAKEFERVSGYKAIRNVDSHAGFKDWFIQEYKRPGFTIELGRGINPLPLSQYKDIFQKVEGIFLASLYL